In a genomic window of Aggregatimonas sangjinii:
- a CDS encoding NAD(P)/FAD-dependent oxidoreductase: MGKNIIIIGGGIVGLSSAYFLQKEGHQVRVIDKSDITSGASFVNAGYITPSHIIPMASPGKITQGIKWMFNSASPFYMKPRWDMDFFKWSWYFYRSSTVQKVEKAIPVIKDINLLSRDLFEDIKASGDLGDFQLERKGLLMLYKTDKAYEHEMEVARKADHLGLEVKELNQTDLALIEPNVQIDAKGAIHYECDGHTTPTEIMPKMLAHLRNVGVAIHTNEEVLDIGIKGDRLSEVTTDRGQYKSDEIVLAAGSWSGELSKKLNLKLPLQPGKGYRINVARPTGISVPAILMESSMAVTPMQGFTRFAGTMEFSGINSKIRKERVQAIAYGARNFYPELEIYQEEIDAAQTGMRPVSPDGLPYIGKSKTYSNLTFATGHAMMGWSLGPATGKLVAEIIGGMRTAMDISAFEPSRRF; this comes from the coding sequence ATGGGTAAAAACATCATCATCATCGGAGGTGGCATCGTCGGACTCAGTTCGGCCTATTTTCTTCAAAAAGAGGGGCATCAGGTAAGGGTTATCGATAAATCAGATATTACCTCTGGGGCTTCTTTTGTAAATGCGGGTTATATTACCCCGAGCCATATCATTCCGATGGCCTCCCCGGGAAAGATAACCCAAGGCATCAAATGGATGTTCAACTCCGCGAGTCCGTTTTATATGAAGCCCCGATGGGATATGGATTTTTTTAAATGGTCCTGGTATTTTTACCGGTCGTCTACCGTTCAAAAAGTAGAAAAGGCCATTCCGGTCATCAAGGATATCAATTTGCTCAGTAGGGATTTGTTCGAAGACATCAAGGCATCGGGAGATTTGGGCGATTTTCAACTGGAGCGCAAAGGGCTTTTGATGTTGTACAAAACCGACAAGGCCTACGAGCACGAAATGGAGGTGGCCCGCAAGGCTGACCATTTGGGGCTTGAAGTAAAAGAACTGAATCAAACAGACTTGGCCCTTATCGAGCCGAATGTACAAATAGATGCGAAGGGTGCCATTCACTATGAATGCGATGGGCATACGACCCCGACCGAGATTATGCCGAAAATGTTGGCGCATTTGCGAAATGTGGGGGTAGCGATTCATACCAATGAGGAAGTGTTAGACATTGGCATAAAAGGGGATAGGTTAAGCGAGGTCACTACCGATAGGGGACAATATAAATCGGATGAGATTGTACTGGCCGCCGGCTCATGGAGTGGGGAACTCTCCAAAAAACTGAACTTAAAACTACCCTTACAGCCCGGCAAGGGATACCGGATAAATGTGGCTCGGCCCACGGGAATTTCCGTACCTGCCATTTTAATGGAATCGAGTATGGCGGTCACTCCGATGCAGGGGTTTACGCGCTTTGCGGGCACTATGGAGTTTTCCGGGATTAATTCAAAAATTAGAAAGGAACGAGTACAGGCCATTGCTTATGGCGCCCGTAATTTTTATCCGGAACTGGAAATTTACCAAGAAGAAATCGATGCCGCACAGACCGGTATGCGTCCAGTGAGTCCCGATGGCTTGCCCTATATCGGAAAATCCAAAACCTATTCGAACCTCACCTTTGCTACGGGCCATGCTATGATGGGCTGGAGTTTAGGTCCGGCAACGGGTAAATTGGTCGCTGAAATCATAGGGGGAATGCGAACGGCAATGGATATTTCGGCTTTTGAACCTTCGCGGCGGTTTTAG
- a CDS encoding type II toxin-antitoxin system VapC family toxin — protein MSKRIFIDTNVMLDLLGERDPFYEAIAKIATLAEKEKLTMVVSPISFATVNYFLSKYESPKVAREKLRKFKILSDIFPIDERTIEKALNSSIKDFEDALQYFGATDSECDIILTRNGKDFKQSLLPIMTANEFLSSLTKK, from the coding sequence ATGAGCAAAAGGATTTTTATCGACACCAATGTGATGTTGGACCTATTAGGTGAAAGAGACCCTTTCTACGAAGCGATTGCTAAAATTGCGACTTTGGCCGAAAAAGAAAAACTGACAATGGTCGTCTCCCCTATTTCTTTTGCAACCGTTAATTATTTTCTGTCCAAATATGAAAGTCCTAAAGTCGCAAGGGAAAAGTTAAGGAAATTCAAGATTTTGAGCGATATCTTTCCTATTGATGAACGGACTATTGAGAAAGCCCTGAATTCGTCCATAAAAGATTTTGAGGATGCCTTGCAATATTTTGGTGCGACGGATTCGGAATGTGACATCATACTAACAAGAAATGGAAAGGATTTTAAGCAATCTTTGCTTCCAATTATGACTGCAAATGAATTCTTGAGCAGCCTAACCAAAAAATAA
- a CDS encoding DUF6364 family protein, with protein MDTKLTLKLNQKIIEKAKIYASNKNMSLSRIVESYLQSLTSEKSRNELEISPFVKSIATGVKMPVDLDYKKEYSDYLMEKHK; from the coding sequence ATGGACACAAAATTGACATTGAAACTAAATCAAAAAATTATTGAGAAAGCTAAAATATACGCTTCCAATAAAAATATGAGCTTATCCCGTATTGTAGAGTCCTATCTTCAATCCCTTACCTCCGAGAAGAGTAGAAATGAACTTGAAATTTCTCCTTTTGTGAAAAGTATAGCTACCGGAGTAAAAATGCCAGTGGATTTAGACTATAAAAAAGAGTACTCCGATTATCTGATGGAGAAACACAAATGA
- a CDS encoding phytoene desaturase family protein — MPALNTSQKYDSIIVGSGAGGLAAAICLARAGQKVLVLEQHDVPGGWCHSFYLNGHRFTPGVHYVGLLGEGEATNNLYRGLGIANDLVFFRMNPDAYEHVRIGEERFDFPSNFEELIDRLSVRFPKEKKRIHKYLNLIRLVSEELYSLPYIKGFWQKLTLPYRTRHFGKYGLFSVRRVINWHIKDPLLKNILNIQCGDHGVQPRKAAFVLHSALMYHYFQGGYYPMGGGGALIKAMTNALKSHGGEIKTSTAVQKILIEGTDKKKAVGVQLENGTQLFADRVISNADVGITYNELIGREHLSPKLIKKLNKTIYSCTSLMLFLTVDMDVRKAGLDSGNIWMMPNRDADEFYDEMLGADITQGDAFEGMFISCTTLKDPSSFDGKHHSIEAITFIDYKSFEKFKDEKAQRSQKYLDFKEKLTQKMINGLEKAVPGISEHIIHKDLGTPITNEYYINTTEGNVYGTEKSLKHIGPFAYKAKSEIENLYLCGASILSHGVAGASHSGVDTAALILGCHPDELKEPQEDQKIRIYEAEDASDYPEWMLKKMEMKKARMAAKSVKESV; from the coding sequence ATGCCCGCCCTGAACACTTCCCAAAAATATGACTCGATCATCGTAGGTTCGGGAGCAGGTGGTTTGGCCGCTGCCATTTGCCTAGCAAGAGCCGGGCAAAAGGTGTTGGTTTTAGAACAACACGATGTTCCCGGAGGTTGGTGCCATAGCTTTTATTTAAACGGACACCGTTTTACGCCAGGGGTGCACTATGTGGGACTTTTGGGTGAGGGAGAGGCAACGAACAATCTCTATCGGGGTTTGGGTATTGCCAACGACCTGGTCTTTTTTAGAATGAATCCCGATGCTTACGAACATGTACGCATTGGTGAGGAACGCTTCGACTTTCCATCGAACTTCGAGGAGTTGATCGACCGGCTTTCCGTACGATTTCCAAAGGAAAAAAAACGCATTCACAAATACCTCAACTTAATCCGCTTAGTGAGCGAAGAACTGTATTCGCTGCCCTACATCAAAGGGTTTTGGCAAAAGCTCACCTTGCCATACCGCACTAGGCATTTTGGTAAATATGGACTCTTTAGCGTACGACGGGTCATTAATTGGCACATTAAAGACCCCTTACTTAAAAATATCCTGAACATTCAGTGTGGCGACCATGGCGTGCAGCCCCGTAAAGCGGCCTTTGTATTGCATAGTGCGCTCATGTACCATTATTTTCAAGGAGGCTACTACCCTATGGGCGGTGGGGGTGCCTTGATCAAGGCGATGACCAATGCCTTAAAAAGCCATGGTGGGGAAATTAAAACGAGTACCGCTGTTCAAAAGATATTGATTGAGGGAACCGACAAGAAAAAAGCGGTAGGGGTACAATTGGAAAATGGCACGCAGCTATTTGCCGACAGGGTTATTTCCAATGCCGATGTGGGCATTACCTACAATGAGTTGATCGGAAGGGAGCACCTAAGCCCTAAGCTGATCAAGAAGTTGAACAAGACCATTTATTCCTGTACCTCCTTGATGTTGTTTCTAACGGTGGATATGGATGTGCGCAAAGCGGGACTGGACAGTGGAAATATCTGGATGATGCCCAACCGCGATGCGGACGAGTTTTATGATGAAATGTTGGGAGCCGATATTACCCAAGGGGATGCATTTGAAGGAATGTTTATCAGCTGTACCACCCTAAAAGACCCCTCGAGCTTTGACGGCAAACACCATAGCATCGAAGCCATTACCTTTATCGACTATAAAAGTTTTGAAAAGTTCAAGGACGAAAAAGCCCAACGCTCCCAAAAATACCTTGATTTTAAGGAAAAACTGACCCAAAAAATGATCAACGGCTTGGAAAAAGCCGTTCCCGGTATTAGTGAGCATATTATACATAAAGATTTGGGTACGCCCATCACCAACGAATACTATATCAACACTACCGAAGGTAACGTATACGGAACCGAAAAGAGCTTAAAGCATATCGGCCCGTTCGCCTATAAGGCCAAAAGCGAAATCGAAAACCTCTACCTTTGTGGGGCCAGTATTCTTTCCCATGGCGTGGCCGGCGCGTCGCATTCCGGTGTGGATACCGCAGCACTTATACTAGGTTGCCATCCCGACGAACTCAAAGAGCCCCAAGAGGATCAAAAAATCAGGATTTATGAGGCAGAGGATGCCAGTGACTATCCGGAATGGATGCTCAAGAAAATGGAGATGAAAAAGGCCCGGATGGCAGCTAAGTCGGTAAAGGAATCAGTTTAA
- a CDS encoding SGNH/GDSL hydrolase family protein: MKKIKSTLIAVFMSLGLSGFLSAQDWPNLKQFQNDNEKVGLPEEGEDRVVFMGNSITIGWLNARPEFFEGKPYINRGISGQTTPQMLVRFRQDVIALQPKVVVILAGTNDIAGNTGPSTIDMIADNIKSMAELAQANGIKVVLSSTLPAYDYPWRPGLEPAEKIVTLNEILKAYSEDNGHVYLDYFTAMADERKGLPKKYASDEVHPTVEGYKVMEPLVEEAIAEALAN, from the coding sequence ATGAAAAAAATCAAATCAACTCTTATTGCAGTATTTATGAGCCTAGGACTATCAGGATTCCTTTCCGCACAGGATTGGCCCAACCTCAAACAATTTCAAAATGACAATGAGAAAGTCGGGCTACCCGAAGAAGGTGAAGATCGGGTGGTCTTTATGGGCAACTCCATCACCATAGGTTGGCTGAATGCCCGCCCGGAATTTTTCGAGGGTAAGCCCTACATCAATCGCGGTATCAGTGGGCAGACCACCCCGCAAATGCTCGTTCGTTTTCGCCAAGACGTCATCGCACTGCAACCCAAAGTAGTCGTTATTTTGGCGGGCACGAATGATATCGCCGGAAATACAGGTCCGTCTACGATAGACATGATTGCCGACAATATCAAGTCCATGGCAGAATTGGCACAGGCAAACGGCATCAAAGTGGTGCTCTCCTCTACCCTGCCCGCTTACGATTATCCCTGGCGACCTGGTTTGGAACCAGCCGAAAAAATCGTTACCCTCAATGAAATACTAAAGGCTTATAGCGAGGATAATGGCCATGTGTATCTGGATTATTTTACTGCCATGGCGGATGAACGAAAAGGACTTCCAAAAAAGTATGCCTCCGACGAAGTACATCCCACGGTGGAAGGTTATAAGGTCATGGAGCCTCTGGTAGAGGAAGCAATTGCGGAAGCCTTGGCCAACTAG
- a CDS encoding chloramphenicol acetyltransferase, with protein sequence MKKITFTNPHRKKHFEFFNGMNHPHLNITANVNISGFIAYLKARELPITPSIVYIISKSANAIPQFRWRIRDNEVVEHETIHPSFTVPTAESDVFSFCTVEFNKDARTFLDSAQTQIEAMQTAPSFEDEAGRDDYLFLSAIPWVSFTGLQHAMHYHPCDSVPRISWGKFFEQNGETLMPVAIQAHHALVDGQHMGTYFKLLEEMALNPETNF encoded by the coding sequence ATGAAGAAAATTACGTTTACCAATCCCCATCGTAAAAAACATTTCGAATTTTTCAACGGGATGAACCATCCCCATTTAAATATTACCGCCAATGTAAATATTAGCGGTTTTATCGCTTATCTTAAAGCGCGCGAGCTGCCCATCACCCCAAGTATCGTTTATATCATTTCCAAAAGTGCCAATGCCATTCCCCAGTTCAGATGGCGTATTCGGGACAATGAAGTGGTTGAGCACGAAACGATACACCCTTCCTTTACCGTCCCCACCGCAGAAAGTGATGTCTTTAGTTTTTGCACGGTGGAGTTTAATAAGGATGCCAGGACTTTTTTGGATAGCGCCCAAACGCAAATCGAGGCAATGCAGACGGCTCCCTCGTTCGAAGATGAGGCAGGTCGCGACGACTATCTTTTCCTATCCGCGATTCCTTGGGTGAGTTTTACAGGGCTACAGCATGCCATGCACTACCACCCTTGCGATAGTGTTCCGCGAATTTCATGGGGTAAGTTTTTTGAACAAAATGGGGAAACACTGATGCCGGTAGCCATACAGGCACATCACGCTTTGGTAGATGGACAACATATGGGTACCTATTTCAAGTTATTGGAAGAAATGGCGCTAAATCCTGAAACCAATTTCTAA
- a CDS encoding S10 family peptidase, translated as MKQLLLSLTFLFFNLYALISQDRKLPIDTVVTTQHSVTINGTPINYTAQIGTQPVWDEHGKPIASLHYTYYTRNNVKDSAARPLLISFNGGPGSGSVWMHLAYTGPRTLKIDDEGYPVQPYGVKANPYSVLDVTDIVYVNPANTGYSRTIPEEGKEVDRDKFFGINADIAYLAEWLNTFVTRNNRWRSPKYIIGESYGGTRVMGLSLALQDQQWMYLNGVIMVSPADYKVIRNDGPVSDAMNLPYYTAAAWHHKALPAELQNKDLTEILPESEDYTINTLLPALAKGGYIGETEKNSVAEKMAYYSGLDKKEILDLNLVVSTRYFWKNLLKEKGGYTVGRLDSRYLGIDRQLSGSSPDYNAEITSWLHSFTPAINYYLQEDLNFKTDIKYNMFGPVRPWNNDDDNTRDNLRQAMAQNPYLNVLVQSGYYDGATTYFNAKYTMWQVDPSGRMKDRFYFKGYRSGHMMYLRREDLQNANNDIRDFINRTVANGKSAKY; from the coding sequence ATGAAACAACTACTACTATCCCTTACCTTTTTATTTTTCAATCTCTATGCCTTAATTTCCCAAGACCGCAAACTTCCTATCGACACTGTAGTCACTACGCAACATAGTGTTACCATCAACGGTACGCCGATAAATTATACCGCCCAAATCGGAACGCAACCCGTATGGGACGAGCATGGCAAGCCAATAGCGTCCTTGCATTATACCTACTATACGCGCAATAACGTGAAAGATAGCGCCGCTCGGCCGTTACTGATTTCCTTTAATGGGGGACCGGGTTCCGGTTCGGTTTGGATGCATTTGGCCTACACCGGGCCCAGAACCCTCAAAATAGATGACGAGGGCTATCCCGTTCAGCCGTATGGCGTAAAAGCGAATCCGTATTCCGTGCTGGACGTGACCGATATTGTATATGTAAATCCTGCCAATACCGGATATTCCCGTACCATTCCCGAAGAAGGCAAAGAAGTAGATCGGGACAAGTTTTTCGGTATCAATGCAGACATTGCATATTTGGCGGAATGGTTGAACACTTTCGTCACCAGAAACAATCGCTGGCGTTCGCCCAAATATATTATCGGTGAAAGCTATGGGGGTACTCGGGTGATGGGCCTTTCGCTGGCCTTGCAAGATCAACAGTGGATGTATTTGAACGGCGTGATCATGGTGAGTCCGGCCGACTATAAAGTCATTCGAAATGACGGCCCTGTTTCCGATGCGATGAATCTGCCCTACTACACTGCCGCTGCATGGCACCATAAGGCATTGCCTGCGGAGTTACAGAATAAGGATTTGACCGAAATCCTTCCCGAATCGGAAGACTACACCATCAATACCTTGCTTCCCGCGCTGGCGAAAGGAGGTTACATCGGTGAAACGGAAAAAAATAGCGTAGCCGAAAAAATGGCATATTATTCTGGCCTTGACAAAAAGGAAATTTTGGACCTTAATCTGGTAGTCTCTACCCGCTACTTTTGGAAAAACCTACTAAAGGAAAAAGGGGGGTATACCGTGGGCAGATTGGACAGTAGGTACTTGGGAATCGACAGACAGCTTTCCGGTTCTTCGCCGGATTACAACGCCGAAATCACCTCATGGCTACATAGTTTTACACCGGCAATCAACTATTACCTGCAGGAAGATCTCAACTTTAAAACCGATATCAAATACAATATGTTCGGGCCAGTACGCCCTTGGAACAACGACGATGATAACACCCGTGACAACCTTAGGCAAGCCATGGCGCAAAATCCCTACTTGAACGTATTGGTGCAAAGTGGCTATTATGATGGTGCCACGACCTATTTTAATGCGAAGTATACGATGTGGCAGGTTGACCCTAGTGGCCGTATGAAAGATCGTTTTTATTTTAAAGGATATCGCTCTGGCCATATGATGTATCTGAGACGCGAAGACCTTCAAAATGCCAATAACGACATCCGTGATTTCATCAATCGCACCGTAGCCAACGGTAAAAGCGCAAAATATTAA
- a CDS encoding Gfo/Idh/MocA family protein: protein MKSINRRTFNNKLAKGVLGTAMLGHMPIACGMAAGQDNKKLGIALVGLGSYSEGQLAPGLVNAEHCYLAGIVTGTPAKEKEWMERYDIPKANVYNYENFDSIAENDAIDIVYVVLPNSMHAEFCIRAAKAGKHVICEKPMAVSVAECDAIIEACEHANVKLSVGYRMQSDPFTNEVKRLVKEKTFGDVTYVSSDASYISRGNPDQWRLNRALSGGGALLNMGVYAIQSNIYGTGTNPISVSAQEFSTRPDYFKETDETIMAQMKFPNGAVGQLCTSHNARGNRLYVSCTDGWIELNPCHSYGPLAGRTSDGNKISFPHKSQQMLQMDDFAQHIKTGSTNFAPGEMGKRDMIIVEAIYQSIREGGKTIPLDLGDMGIVRA, encoded by the coding sequence ATGAAATCGATCAACAGAAGAACCTTCAACAACAAATTGGCCAAGGGTGTGTTGGGAACTGCCATGTTGGGCCACATGCCGATTGCCTGTGGTATGGCGGCCGGACAAGACAACAAAAAACTCGGTATCGCCTTGGTCGGCTTGGGCAGCTATAGTGAAGGGCAGCTCGCCCCGGGATTGGTGAATGCCGAACATTGCTATTTGGCAGGCATCGTTACGGGAACCCCTGCAAAGGAAAAAGAATGGATGGAACGTTACGATATTCCGAAGGCAAACGTCTATAACTACGAGAATTTCGATTCGATTGCCGAGAACGATGCCATTGATATCGTTTATGTTGTCTTGCCCAATAGCATGCACGCCGAATTTTGCATCCGGGCCGCCAAAGCCGGCAAACACGTTATTTGCGAAAAGCCAATGGCCGTAAGTGTGGCAGAGTGCGATGCCATTATCGAGGCCTGTGAGCACGCCAACGTAAAACTCAGCGTCGGCTATCGCATGCAATCAGATCCCTTTACGAACGAAGTAAAGCGTTTGGTAAAAGAGAAAACATTTGGGGATGTAACTTATGTATCCTCCGATGCCAGTTATATTTCCCGCGGCAACCCAGATCAATGGCGACTGAACCGTGCCCTTTCGGGAGGGGGAGCATTGTTGAATATGGGCGTTTATGCCATTCAAAGTAATATCTATGGTACGGGAACCAATCCCATATCCGTTTCGGCACAGGAATTTAGCACCCGACCGGACTATTTTAAGGAGACGGATGAAACCATTATGGCACAGATGAAGTTTCCGAACGGAGCGGTAGGGCAACTATGCACAAGCCATAACGCTCGTGGGAATCGGTTATACGTAAGCTGCACGGATGGCTGGATAGAACTGAACCCCTGTCATTCCTATGGACCTTTGGCTGGTCGGACTTCCGACGGCAATAAAATCAGTTTTCCCCACAAAAGCCAACAAATGCTACAAATGGATGATTTTGCGCAGCACATCAAGACCGGAAGTACAAATTTTGCTCCCGGTGAAATGGGAAAACGCGATATGATCATTGTCGAGGCTATTTATCAATCCATACGAGAAGGTGGGAAAACGATTCCATTGGATTTGGGCGATATGGGAATCGTAAGGGCCTAG
- a CDS encoding TIGR02757 family protein, whose product MNKKDLKDFLDAKVVQYNHPHFLESDPIQIPHRFTRKEDIEISAFLTATIAWGNRKSIINNGIRLMELLDNSPYEYIVNHQENDLEGLSSFVHRTFNGTDLAYFVQSLQNIYQIHGGLEAVFTKGSSGNSMQPAISDFKKTFFELPHLTRTTKHVSDPRKGSAAKRINMFLRWMVRDGSTGVDFGLWKSVPTAALSCPLDVHSGNVARKLKLIKRKQNDANALAELDASLRKLDPIDPVKYDFALFGLGVFEKF is encoded by the coding sequence ATGAACAAAAAAGATCTTAAAGATTTTCTGGATGCCAAGGTCGTTCAGTACAACCATCCCCATTTTTTGGAAAGTGATCCCATTCAGATTCCACATCGCTTCACGCGAAAGGAAGATATCGAAATCAGTGCATTTTTGACCGCAACCATAGCTTGGGGAAATCGCAAAAGCATCATCAACAACGGAATTCGCTTGATGGAACTACTTGATAATTCCCCCTACGAGTATATTGTCAACCATCAGGAGAACGATTTGGAAGGACTTTCCAGCTTCGTACACCGAACGTTCAACGGGACGGATTTAGCCTATTTCGTTCAGTCACTTCAAAACATCTATCAAATACATGGCGGTTTGGAAGCCGTATTTACCAAAGGTAGTTCTGGCAATTCGATGCAACCGGCTATCTCCGATTTTAAGAAAACATTTTTCGAGCTACCGCACTTGACCCGCACCACCAAGCACGTTAGCGATCCCCGAAAGGGTTCCGCTGCCAAGCGTATCAATATGTTTTTACGATGGATGGTGCGCGATGGAAGCACAGGTGTAGATTTTGGTCTATGGAAAAGTGTTCCGACGGCAGCCCTCTCCTGCCCTCTTGACGTGCATTCAGGTAATGTGGCCCGTAAACTAAAGCTCATAAAACGGAAGCAGAACGATGCCAATGCACTCGCGGAACTAGATGCTTCCTTGCGAAAACTTGATCCCATCGACCCTGTTAAATACGATTTCGCTCTGTTCGGCCTAGGGGTGTTCGAAAAGTTTTGA
- a CDS encoding CPBP family intramembrane glutamic endopeptidase, with product MLQAILKFIRNPVYEEDANTNFGYRLTILLKLVVWALALSFGLLTVIMALEQFFAMDFGRHASEELFENFPMAAIVFLIVLVAPFVEELIFRGPLIWFRDKTYFKYAFYLSVILFGSIHLANFSDFENHIWMAPLLVSPQLGLGIFAGYLRVRFGLWWAVALHATYNFILSIPVVLADLLNLSLE from the coding sequence ATGTTGCAAGCCATTCTAAAATTTATTCGAAACCCGGTTTACGAGGAAGATGCAAATACCAATTTCGGATACCGACTCACCATATTGTTAAAACTGGTGGTTTGGGCACTTGCGCTTAGTTTCGGACTTCTGACCGTTATCATGGCTCTCGAGCAATTCTTTGCCATGGATTTTGGTCGTCATGCTTCGGAGGAATTGTTCGAAAACTTTCCGATGGCTGCTATTGTATTTTTAATCGTACTGGTGGCTCCGTTTGTCGAAGAATTGATTTTTCGTGGCCCGTTGATTTGGTTTCGAGACAAAACCTATTTCAAATACGCATTCTACCTCTCTGTAATTTTGTTCGGGAGCATACATCTGGCTAATTTTAGTGATTTTGAAAATCACATTTGGATGGCTCCCTTGCTGGTCTCCCCGCAGCTGGGCTTAGGAATTTTCGCCGGCTACCTTCGCGTGCGCTTTGGTCTGTGGTGGGCGGTAGCCCTGCATGCAACTTATAACTTTATCCTTTCGATTCCGGTCGTATTGGCGGACTTGCTCAATCTCTCTTTAGAATGA
- a CDS encoding ABC transporter ATP-binding protein, whose product MIKAQNIKKAYGDLEVLKGVDLSIAKGEIVSIVGASGAGKTTLLQILGTLDVLSNKQDSNLSINNIDVTALTDKEMARFRNEHIGFIFQFHQLLPEFTALENVCIPAFIKKTPKLQAEKRAAELLDFLGLSERYHHKPSELSGGEQQRVAVARALINNPSVIFADEPSGNLDSESADKLHQLFFDLRDEFGQTFVIVSHNEQLANMADRKLVMVDGLIVATEKTVYNSSSSAN is encoded by the coding sequence ATGATCAAAGCCCAGAATATTAAAAAAGCATACGGCGACCTTGAGGTCTTAAAAGGCGTAGACCTTTCCATCGCCAAAGGGGAAATCGTATCCATTGTCGGGGCCTCCGGGGCGGGTAAAACGACGCTGTTACAGATTTTAGGCACACTGGATGTACTCTCGAACAAACAAGATAGTAACCTCAGCATAAATAACATTGACGTTACCGCGCTCACGGACAAAGAAATGGCGCGGTTCCGCAATGAGCATATAGGCTTTATATTTCAGTTTCACCAATTGTTGCCCGAATTTACGGCCTTGGAAAACGTCTGTATTCCCGCCTTTATTAAGAAAACACCAAAGCTCCAAGCGGAGAAAAGGGCTGCGGAATTACTGGATTTTTTGGGGCTATCAGAACGATACCATCACAAACCAAGCGAACTTTCAGGGGGCGAACAGCAACGCGTTGCCGTGGCAAGGGCACTCATCAACAATCCGTCGGTCATCTTCGCTGACGAACCTAGTGGGAACCTGGATTCTGAAAGTGCCGACAAGCTACACCAATTGTTTTTCGATTTGCGGGATGAATTTGGGCAAACCTTTGTCATTGTTTCCCATAACGAACAATTGGCAAATATGGCCGATAGAAAACTCGTAATGGTCGATGGATTAATCGTAGCTACCGAAAAAACGGTCTACAACTCTTCTTCCTCCGCCAATTAA
- the folE gene encoding GTP cyclohydrolase I FolE → MAAYQNLEEYNKEISDEIKQDYEHILSEIGEDGSRDGLLKTPERAAKAMLFLTQGYQQDPVSILEGAMFKEDYDDMVIIKNIELYSLCEHHMLPFFGKAHIAYIPNGQIVGLSKIPRVVDVFARRLQVQERLTHDILECINTTLKPKGVAVVIEAAHMCMMMRGVQKQNSVTTTSGFRGQFEKIETRNEFLKLIGSDLS, encoded by the coding sequence ATGGCGGCATACCAAAATTTGGAAGAGTACAACAAGGAAATTTCTGATGAAATCAAACAGGATTATGAGCATATTTTAAGTGAAATCGGTGAAGATGGTTCGCGCGATGGTTTGTTGAAAACTCCGGAGCGCGCCGCTAAAGCCATGCTATTTCTAACCCAAGGTTATCAGCAAGATCCTGTAAGCATTTTAGAAGGCGCCATGTTCAAGGAGGATTACGATGACATGGTCATCATTAAGAACATCGAGTTGTATTCGCTTTGCGAGCACCATATGTTGCCGTTCTTTGGGAAGGCCCATATTGCTTACATCCCCAATGGCCAGATTGTTGGTCTGAGTAAAATACCACGCGTGGTGGATGTATTTGCCAGACGTTTGCAGGTCCAGGAACGCCTTACGCATGATATTTTGGAATGCATCAATACGACGTTAAAACCGAAAGGCGTTGCCGTTGTAATCGAGGCGGCACATATGTGTATGATGATGCGGGGGGTTCAAAAACAAAATTCCGTGACGACTACTTCCGGTTTTCGTGGGCAATTTGAAAAAATAGAAACACGCAATGAGTTTTTAAAGCTAATCGGTTCTGATCTCTCTTAA